Proteins from one Caldanaerovirga acetigignens genomic window:
- a CDS encoding TRAP transporter permease: MSEKHTNEALSAVDAEDILRKYDKESDFRKLEGFWAKVVAAIAITFSVFQLYTAVFGVLDAMIQRSIHLAFGLCLIFLLYPARKSWPRDRIHPIDFITAIAGAAVPLYIVANYKTLVLRAGTVTTADFITGLIGVMLVLEAARRVVGLPIVTIAFLFIIYALAGPYIPGQLAHRGADLPTLVQHLFFTTEGIFGIPIGVSSTFIFLFILFGAYLEKTGMGQFFIDLANAIAGWASGGPAKVAVLSSGLMGTVSGSSVANVVGTGSFTIPMMKSLGYKPEFAGAVEATASTGGQLMPPIMGAAAFLMAEFTQIPYNKIILSAAIPALLYYFGVWTGVHLEAKRLGLKGLSRDELPKIKNIMMERGHLMFPLIAIVYLLVTGYTPMKAALYAIVFSIATAMLRKNTRISFSDIIAGLEQGARNALGVIAATACAGVIIGVVTLTGLGLKMGSSLVGLAGGNLFLTLFFTMITSIILGMGVPTTANYVITSTIAAPALLMLNVPVLAAHMFAFYFGIIADVTPPVALAAFAGAGIAKANPLKTGINAAKLAIAAFLVPYIFVYNPSLLLLNVHSTLDILWIIATSLIGIVAVSSSVSGFLIITQTIIERVIFFVGGILLVTPGLYTDVIGAGLLALGHFIQMTRVKKSKK, encoded by the coding sequence ATGTCAGAAAAGCATACAAATGAAGCTTTATCCGCAGTTGACGCAGAGGATATCTTGAGGAAATACGATAAAGAGTCCGACTTCAGGAAGCTCGAAGGTTTTTGGGCAAAAGTCGTAGCCGCTATTGCAATAACTTTCTCAGTCTTTCAGCTTTATACCGCTGTCTTCGGAGTCTTAGACGCAATGATTCAGCGCTCGATACACCTAGCTTTCGGCCTTTGCTTGATATTTCTGCTCTACCCTGCAAGAAAAAGCTGGCCAAGGGACAGGATTCATCCAATTGATTTTATAACCGCCATAGCAGGAGCAGCCGTTCCACTTTATATAGTTGCAAATTACAAAACCCTGGTTCTCCGCGCAGGCACAGTAACCACGGCAGATTTCATCACAGGCCTTATAGGGGTAATGCTCGTACTTGAAGCTGCAAGGAGGGTTGTGGGCCTTCCCATAGTTACAATCGCATTCCTCTTTATAATATATGCCTTAGCCGGGCCTTACATTCCGGGGCAGTTGGCACACCGGGGAGCTGACCTGCCTACCCTGGTTCAGCACCTATTTTTCACAACTGAAGGCATCTTCGGAATACCGATAGGAGTTTCTTCTACTTTCATATTTCTTTTCATACTCTTTGGGGCCTACCTTGAAAAAACCGGAATGGGCCAATTTTTCATCGACCTTGCCAATGCCATCGCAGGCTGGGCTTCTGGAGGCCCTGCCAAAGTAGCAGTCCTTTCAAGCGGCCTTATGGGCACAGTCTCCGGTAGCTCAGTGGCAAACGTAGTAGGGACCGGGAGCTTTACAATCCCGATGATGAAAAGCCTGGGTTACAAGCCGGAATTCGCAGGCGCAGTAGAAGCTACCGCATCCACAGGTGGACAGCTCATGCCCCCAATTATGGGCGCTGCCGCATTTCTAATGGCCGAATTTACCCAGATACCTTATAACAAGATAATATTATCAGCCGCGATACCTGCTCTTTTATATTATTTCGGAGTCTGGACAGGAGTTCACCTCGAAGCAAAGCGGTTAGGCCTAAAAGGCCTCAGCAGAGATGAACTCCCGAAGATAAAAAACATCATGATGGAACGCGGCCACCTTATGTTTCCCCTGATAGCGATTGTGTACCTTCTCGTCACGGGATATACGCCGATGAAGGCAGCGCTTTATGCTATTGTTTTCTCGATTGCGACGGCGATGCTCAGAAAGAATACCCGAATTAGCTTTTCAGATATAATAGCAGGACTTGAGCAAGGTGCGCGAAACGCCCTAGGAGTCATAGCTGCAACAGCCTGCGCAGGAGTGATAATAGGTGTAGTGACCTTGACCGGACTAGGACTCAAGATGGGAAGTTCTCTCGTAGGCCTTGCCGGCGGAAACCTCTTCTTGACGCTTTTTTTCACGATGATTACTTCGATCATACTCGGAATGGGAGTTCCTACTACTGCAAACTACGTTATAACATCTACTATCGCAGCACCGGCCCTGTTGATGCTTAACGTCCCGGTTCTTGCAGCCCACATGTTCGCGTTTTACTTTGGCATTATCGCAGACGTCACGCCCCCCGTTGCCCTCGCTGCCTTCGCCGGAGCCGGGATAGCAAAGGCAAACCCCTTAAAGACGGGCATCAACGCGGCAAAACTCGCAATAGCAGCATTCCTTGTGCCATACATCTTCGTCTACAATCCATCGCTTCTTCTGCTAAACGTCCACAGCACTCTTGACATTTTATGGATAATCGCTACTTCTCTAATAGGTATAGTAGCCGTGAGCTCTTCTGTATCCGGATTTTTAATTATAACCCAGACAATAATAGAGAGGGTAATATTCTTCGTAGGAGGCATACTTCTTGTAACGCCTGGACTTTACACCGACGTAATCGGAGCAGGGTTACTAGCATTGGGGCATTTCATCCAGATGACAAGAGTCAAAAAATCGAAAAAATAA
- a CDS encoding response regulator: MDYRIMIIEDDRAVRRILAGIIENYDLGEVIAEAEDGDEAEKKLISLNPDIALIDLLLPKKDGIEVIKKVRARGLDTYFIMISQVEAQNMISKAYEAGIEFFIHKPVNATETVSVLSKVGEMIRLKRALEMIKETVSGTLNENGNKKEVRRTEKLDYILAELGILGDAGSEDIKVLIENYDVVKKNTANLQELYTFLKDYYEKAGIKKSSDIKAIEMRIRRAINKAMDNVALMGLEDYHGEQFMRYAPVLFDFKEVKKQMDFLRKKTQEGGKINMRKFLEGLAFLSKA; encoded by the coding sequence GTGGATTACAGGATTATGATAATTGAAGACGACAGGGCAGTTAGGCGGATACTTGCAGGGATTATTGAAAACTACGACCTAGGAGAGGTCATAGCAGAAGCGGAAGACGGCGATGAAGCCGAAAAAAAATTGATTTCGCTCAATCCCGACATAGCCTTAATTGACCTTTTGTTGCCCAAAAAGGACGGGATTGAGGTGATAAAGAAAGTTAGAGCAAGGGGACTTGACACTTACTTTATAATGATATCTCAGGTAGAGGCGCAGAATATGATAAGCAAAGCTTATGAAGCCGGAATTGAGTTTTTCATTCATAAGCCTGTAAATGCCACCGAGACGGTGAGCGTCTTGAGCAAGGTTGGTGAAATGATAAGACTAAAGAGAGCCCTGGAAATGATAAAGGAAACCGTATCGGGGACATTAAACGAAAATGGGAATAAAAAGGAAGTGCGAAGGACTGAGAAGTTAGACTACATCTTGGCTGAGCTTGGAATTTTGGGGGATGCGGGGAGCGAGGATATAAAGGTACTTATTGAAAATTACGATGTGGTAAAGAAGAACACGGCGAACCTCCAGGAACTATATACTTTTTTGAAAGATTATTATGAGAAGGCAGGGATAAAAAAGTCGTCCGACATAAAAGCGATAGAAATGAGGATCCGGAGGGCTATAAATAAGGCCATGGACAATGTGGCTCTCATGGGCCTCGAGGATTACCACGGAGAACAGTTCATGAGGTATGCGCCAGTTCTCTTTGACTTTAAAGAGGTAAAAAAGCAGATGGACTTTTTGAGAAAGAAAACTCAAGAAGGCGGGAAAATAAACATGAGAAAATTCTTAGAAGGCCTTGCGTTTCTTTCAAAAGCATAA
- a CDS encoding sensor histidine kinase, with protein MKLKKDLKELMVTALLTAVIGEVYFYPFGTAFRFTAGVIAISFLLLYFKEVPEMILATFSGAFVFLFRVALSFLVKGLRFEQAVSLHYPAFFYYIVYGTLLGLWRIRNLVKMPVNFISVMSLSDIAANLVELSVRREMNFVYFQRIFPPLVGVGLIRSIVTYAFYWMLERQKLIILKEEHEKRYAELVEILSELKAELLFLKKSTADMEDVMKESYEIYSSISENMSGDEILTLKEKALDLARRVHDIKKDYLRINAGFSQLIPEENEGGMKISAILSLLRKNTERWMKKEGKKVELITIGDEDFIVKNYFDIFSILGNLVYNALEAVNEDGGWIRVVVKRKGEEIIILVEDNGCGIDSRDLPYIFEPGFSTKVMSDGSFSTGLGLTHVKNLVEKMGGKIEVESEKGTGSRFCVKLPADSVVLRT; from the coding sequence GTGAAACTAAAAAAGGATCTGAAAGAATTAATGGTAACAGCGTTGCTCACTGCTGTAATAGGGGAGGTATATTTTTATCCCTTCGGCACCGCCTTCAGGTTTACAGCCGGAGTTATAGCTATTTCTTTTCTTTTGCTGTACTTCAAAGAAGTGCCAGAGATGATACTCGCAACTTTTTCGGGGGCTTTCGTTTTTTTGTTTCGCGTTGCTTTGTCTTTTTTGGTCAAAGGTTTGAGATTTGAACAAGCTGTAAGTCTGCATTATCCGGCGTTTTTTTACTACATTGTTTACGGGACTTTGCTAGGACTTTGGAGAATACGGAATTTAGTAAAAATGCCTGTGAATTTTATATCGGTTATGTCGCTTTCGGATATAGCGGCAAATCTAGTGGAACTTTCGGTGCGGCGCGAAATGAATTTTGTATACTTTCAACGGATTTTCCCTCCTCTTGTCGGCGTAGGCCTCATCCGCAGCATCGTAACTTATGCTTTTTATTGGATGTTAGAAAGGCAAAAATTAATAATATTAAAAGAAGAACATGAAAAGCGCTATGCGGAGCTTGTGGAGATTCTCTCCGAGCTCAAGGCAGAGCTCCTATTTTTAAAAAAGTCTACAGCCGACATGGAAGATGTAATGAAAGAGAGCTACGAAATTTATAGCAGCATTTCTGAAAATATGAGCGGTGATGAAATTTTAACGCTCAAAGAAAAAGCCCTTGACCTTGCGAGGAGGGTCCACGATATAAAAAAGGACTACTTAAGGATAAATGCAGGGTTTTCCCAGCTTATACCGGAGGAAAATGAGGGAGGGATGAAGATAAGCGCGATTTTGTCGTTATTGAGAAAAAATACGGAAAGATGGATGAAAAAGGAAGGAAAGAAGGTCGAATTAATAACTATTGGCGATGAAGATTTTATCGTGAAAAATTATTTTGACATTTTTTCTATATTGGGGAATTTAGTATACAATGCTTTAGAAGCGGTAAATGAGGATGGAGGATGGATAAGAGTAGTCGTGAAACGCAAAGGAGAAGAAATTATAATTTTGGTGGAAGACAACGGCTGCGGGATTGACTCAAGAGACCTTCCGTACATTTTCGAACCCGGATTCTCAACTAAAGTCATGTCGGATGGGTCTTTCTCGACGGGTCTTGGGCTTACACACGTAAAGAATTTGGTCGAAAAGATGGGAGGAAAGATAGAGGTTGAATCAGAGAAAGGCACTGGAAGCAGATTTTGCGTAAAGTTGCCCGCAGACAGTGTAGTGCTGAGAACATGA
- the ytaF gene encoding sporulation membrane protein YtaF, producing the protein MADFFSCLFLSIAVSVDSFFAGLTYGLRGIRIPILSQFIIAFSTSAAFFLSMTMGCIIERVVPFDLSRYAGSAILILLGFLSLKETFKREGFKERKKKTSTIFSIVVDIMREPESADFDVSGIIESKESFFLGAALALDAVGAGLGAGAMGFKVIHAVLLVAVFEFALMSVGLYLGGKNIRKKVLTLSCLPGIILILIGIFRLI; encoded by the coding sequence ATGGCAGATTTTTTTTCATGCCTTTTTCTTTCTATAGCCGTGAGTGTTGACAGCTTTTTTGCTGGGCTTACCTATGGCTTAAGAGGTATCAGAATTCCGATTTTATCCCAGTTTATTATTGCCTTTTCTACATCGGCAGCCTTCTTTCTTTCGATGACAATGGGGTGTATTATAGAAAGAGTTGTGCCTTTTGATTTATCTAGATATGCGGGAAGTGCTATCTTGATTTTACTAGGCTTTTTATCATTAAAAGAAACATTCAAACGAGAAGGTTTTAAAGAAAGAAAGAAAAAAACAAGCACGATCTTTTCCATAGTGGTAGATATAATGAGGGAACCCGAATCAGCAGATTTTGACGTATCGGGCATTATCGAGTCGAAAGAATCTTTTTTTCTAGGGGCGGCTCTTGCATTAGATGCTGTCGGAGCAGGGCTTGGGGCAGGGGCAATGGGGTTTAAAGTTATTCATGCGGTTTTATTAGTAGCTGTTTTTGAATTTGCATTGATGTCGGTAGGCCTTTACCTTGGTGGAAAAAACATAAGGAAAAAAGTCCTCACTCTTTCATGCCTACCTGGCATAATCCTCATACTTATCGGTATCTTTAGACTCATCTAG
- a CDS encoding ABC transporter ATP-binding protein: MDREIIRIENLTKIFRSRNKEVVALKDLNLSVKEGEFLVIVGPSGCGKSTLLRILAGLEKKTHGEIYIKSKLENRQITAVVFQGDAIFPWMKVIDNVEYGLKLRGVPVEERKKIAYFYLKLMGLEDFADYYPHQLSGGMKQRVNVARAFASNPEILLMDEPFGALDEQNRLILQQELLKIWEGSGKTAIFITHSIDEAIFLGDRIVVMTAQPGRVKAAFDVGFERPREMLSLKSTPQFIELYRKVWEVLKEEVLKSRK; encoded by the coding sequence TTGGATAGAGAAATCATACGCATAGAAAACCTTACGAAAATATTTAGGTCGCGCAATAAAGAAGTAGTAGCATTGAAAGACCTAAACCTTTCGGTAAAAGAAGGAGAGTTTTTAGTTATAGTTGGGCCGTCAGGCTGCGGTAAGAGCACATTGCTCAGGATTCTCGCCGGGCTCGAAAAAAAGACTCATGGGGAAATTTATATAAAGTCTAAGCTTGAAAATAGACAAATTACGGCAGTAGTGTTTCAAGGAGATGCTATTTTCCCCTGGATGAAAGTTATAGATAATGTAGAGTACGGCCTTAAATTAAGGGGTGTACCTGTGGAGGAAAGGAAAAAGATTGCATACTTTTATCTTAAATTGATGGGGTTAGAAGATTTTGCCGATTATTATCCCCATCAGCTTTCCGGGGGGATGAAGCAAAGGGTAAACGTAGCGAGGGCCTTTGCGAGTAATCCGGAAATCCTCTTAATGGATGAACCTTTTGGAGCTTTAGATGAACAAAACCGTCTAATTCTTCAGCAGGAACTCCTGAAAATTTGGGAGGGGAGCGGGAAGACCGCGATATTTATAACTCATAGTATAGATGAGGCTATTTTTTTAGGGGACCGAATAGTGGTGATGACTGCCCAGCCTGGAAGGGTTAAGGCTGCTTTTGACGTGGGCTTCGAAAGGCCAAGGGAAATGCTGTCTTTAAAGTCCACCCCTCAGTTCATTGAACTTTACAGAAAAGTCTGGGAAGTTCTGAAAGAAGAAGTCTTGAAATCGCGAAAATAG